The proteins below come from a single Miscanthus floridulus cultivar M001 chromosome 1, ASM1932011v1, whole genome shotgun sequence genomic window:
- the LOC136501849 gene encoding AT-hook motif nuclear-localized protein 19-like: MGSLDGHSLQGHHGYAHSHVGAGPNSSNNNDEDDASPPPAGAAAGGAGPRRPRGRPPGSKNKPKPPVVVTRESPNAMRSHVLEIASGADIVDAIAGFSRRRQRGVSVLSGTGAVTKVTLRQPAGAGAAAVALRGRFEILSMSGAFLPAPAPPGATGLAVYLAGGQGQVVGGSVMGELIASGPVMVIAATFGNATYERLPLEQDAEEGAVLSGSPEGGAAAQQLEQQQSSGGGPVVPPSMYAVPQTPPHDMFGQWGHAAVTRPPPTSF; encoded by the coding sequence ATGGGGAGCCTCGACGGCCACTCGCTGCAGGGCCACCACGGCTACGCCCACTCCCACGTCGGCGCGGGCCCcaacagcagcaacaacaacgacGAGGACGACGCGTCGCCCCCGCCTGCCGGTGCCGCGGCGGGAGGCGCAGGTCCTCGCCGGCCGCGGGGGAGGCCCCCGGGGTCCAAGAACAAGCCGAAGCCGCCCGTGGTGGTGACGCGGGAGAGCCCCAACGCGATGCGCTCCCACGTGCTGGAGATCGCCAGCGGCGCCGACATCGTCGACGCCATCGCGGGCTTctcccgccgccgccagcgcggCGTCTCCGTGCTCAGCGGCACCGGCGCGGTCACCAAAGTCACGCTGCGGCAGCCCGCGGGGGCCGGCGCGGCAGCCGTCGCGCTGCGCGGCCGGTTCGAGATACTGTCCATGTCCGGGGCGTTCctcccggcgccggcgccgccggggGCCACGGGGCTCGCCGTGTACCTGGCGGGAGGGCAGGGGCAGGTGGTGGGCGGGAGCGTCATGGGGGAGCTCATCGCGTCGGGCCCCGTCATGGTGATCGCCGCCACGTTCGGCAACGCCACCTACGAGAGGCTGCCGCTGGAGCAGGACGCCGAAGAGGGAGCCGTGCTGTCCGGGTCGCCCGAGGGCGGCGCCGCCGCGCAGCAGCTGGAGCAGCAGCAGAGCAGCGGCGGGGGTCCCGTCGTGCCGCCGTCCATGTACGCCGTCCCGCAGACGCCGCCGCACGACATGTTCGGCCAGTGGGGGCACGCGGCTGTAACGCGGCCACCGCCGACGTCGTTCTAG